In Capricornis sumatraensis isolate serow.1 chromosome 16, serow.2, whole genome shotgun sequence, a genomic segment contains:
- the LOC138092937 gene encoding olfactory receptor 5AN1-like: protein MTGGGNITKIMHFILLGFSDFPRIVAVLFAVFLVIYILTLTWNLSLLILIRMDSHLHTPMYFFLSNLSFIDICYVTSTAPKMLYDFFQERQTITFVGCAVQYFVFSTMGLSESCLMTAMAYDRYAAICNPLLYSSVMSPTLCGRMVLGSYLAGLSASISQLCFMLQLQFCGPNVIKHFLCDLPQLLVLSCTDTFFVQLLTAILTMIFGIINALVIMISYIYIVISIMKITTARGRSKAFNTCASHLTAVTLFYTSSIFVYLSSSTGGSSSFDRFASVFYTVVIPMLNPLIYSLRNKEIKDALTRLQKKRRCC, encoded by the coding sequence ATGACTGGGGGAGGAAATATTACAAAGATCATGCATTTCATCCTCTTGGGATTCTCAGATTTTCCCAGAATCGTAGCAGTACTTTTTGCTGTATTCCTGGTGATATACATTTTGACCCTGACTTGGAACCTGTCGCTCCTCATCTTGATAAGAATGgactcccacctccacacccccatgtacttctttctcaGTAACCTGTCCTTCATAGACATCTGCTACGTGACCTCCACAGCCCCCAAGATGCTCTACGACTTCTTCCAGGAGCGGCAAACTATAACCTTTGTGGGTTGTGCTGTTCAGTACTTTGTGTTCTCCACCATGGGGCTGAGTGAGTCTTGCCTCATGACCGCCATGGCTTATGACCGATATGCCGCCATTTGTAACCCGCTCCTCTATTCGTCAGTCATGTCGCCCACTCTCTGCGGTCGGATGGTGCTGGGATCCTACTTGGCTGGACTCTCTGCTTCTATATCCCAATTGTGTTTCATGCTCCAGCTCCAGTTCTGTGGGCCTAATGTCATCAAGCACTTTCTCTGTGACCTGCCCCAGCTGTTAGTTCTATCCTGCACTGACACTTTTTTTGTACAACTCTTGACTGCCATATTAACAATGATCTTTGGGATAATAAATGCCTTAGTTATTATGATATCCTATATCTACATTGTCATCTCCATCATGAAGATCACGACAGCAAGAGGCAGGTCCAAGGCTTTCAACACCTGTGCTTCCCATCTGACAGCAGTCACTCTCTTCTATACCTCAAGTATCTTTGTCTATTTGAGTTCCAGCACTGGTGGTTCCTCCAGCTTTGACAGATTTGCATCAGTCTTCTATACGGTGGTGATTCCCATGTTGAATCCTTTGATTTACAGTCTGAGgaataaagaaatcaaagatgcctTGACGAGGTTGCAAAAGAAGAGACGGTGTTGCTGA
- the LOC138092963 gene encoding olfactory receptor 5AN1-like: protein MIRRDNITEITHFILLGFSDFPRIIVVLFAVFLVIYILTLTWNLSLLILIRMDSHLHTPMYFFLSNLSFMDICYVTSTAPKMLYNFFQELQTIDYVDCVIQNFVFSTMGLSESCLMTAMAYDRYAAICNPLLYSSVMSPALCGRMVLGSYMAGLSATILQLCFMLQLHFCGPNVINHFFCDLPQLLVLSCTDTFFLHLLTVILTMIFGIINVSVIMISYVYIVISIMKITTARGRSKAFNTCASHLTAVTLFYTSGMFVYLSSSSGGSSSFDRFASFFYTVMIPMLNPLIYSLRNKEIKDALRRLQKKSRYC, encoded by the coding sequence ATGATTAGGAGAGATAATATCACAGAGATCACTCATTTTATCCTCTTGGGATTCTCAGATTTCCCCAGAATCATAGTAGTGCTCTTTGCTGTATTCCTGGTGATATACATTTTGACCCTGACTTGGAACCTGTCGCTCCTCATCTTAATAAGAATGgactcccacctccacacccccatgtacttctttctcaGTAACCTGTCCTTCATGGACATCTGCTACGTGACCTCCACAGCCCCCAAGATGCTCTACAACTTCTTCCAAGAGCTGCAAACTATCGACTATGTGGATTGTGTTATTCAGAATTTCGTGTTCTCCACCATGGGGCTGAGTGAGTCTTGCCTCATGACCGCCATGGCTTATGACCGATATGCCGCCATTTGTAACCCGCTCCTCTATTCGTCAGTCATGTCGCCTGCCCTCTGCGGTCGGATGGTGCTGGGATCCTACATGGCTGGACTCTCAGCCACTATACTTCAATTGTGTTTCATGCTCCAGCTCCACTTCTGTGGGCCTAATGTCATCAACCACTTCTTCTGTGACCTGCCCCAGCTGTTAGTTCTATCCTGCACTGACACGTTCTTTTTACATCTTTTAACTGTTATCCTAACAATGATCTTTGGGATAATAAATGTTTCAGTTATCATGATATCCTATGTCTACATTGTCATCTCCATCATGAAGATCACGACAGCAAGAGGCAGGTCCAAGGCTTTCAACACCTGTGCCTCCCACCTGACAGCAGTCACTCTCTTCTATACCTCAGGTATGTTTGTCTATTTGAGTTCCAGCTCTGGTGGTTCCTCCAGCTTTGACAGATTCGCATCATTCTTCTACACTGTGATGATTCCCATGTTGAATCCCTTGATTTACAGTCTGAggaacaaagaaatcaaagatgcctTGAGAAGGTTGCAAAAGAAGAGCAGGTATTGCTGA
- the LOC138092984 gene encoding olfactory receptor 5AN1-like, translated as MIGGGNITEITEFILLGFSDFPRIIVVLFVVFLVIYILTLTWNLSLLILIRMDSHLHTPMYFFLSNLSFMDICYVTSTAPKMLYDFFQERQTITLVGCAAQYFVFSTMGLSESCLMTAMAYDRYAAICNPLLYSSVMSPALCGRMVLGSYLAGLSASISQLCFMLQLQFCGPNVINHFFCDLPQLLVLSCTDTFSVQLFTALLTMIFGIINVSIIMISYVSIVISIMKITTARGRSKAFNTCASHLTAVTLFYTSGMFVYLSSSTGGSSSFDRFASVFYTVVIPMLNPLIYSLRNKEIKDALKRLQKKRRCC; from the coding sequence AtgattggaggaggaaatatcaCAGAGATCACTGAATTTATCCTTTTGGGATTCTCAGATTTCCCCAGAATCATAGTAGTGCTCTTTGTCGTATTCCTGGTGATATACATTTTGACTCTGACTTGGAACCTGTCGCTCCTCATCTTAATAAGAATGgactcccacctccacacccccatgtacttctttctcaGTAACCTGTCCTTCATGGACATCTGCTACGTGACCTCCACAGCCCCCAAGATGCTCTACGACTTCTTCCAGGAGCGGCAAACTATCACCTTAGTGGGTTGTGCTGCTCAGTACTTCGTGTTCTCCACCATGGGGCTGAGCGAGTCTTGCCTCATGACCGCCATGGCTTATGACCGATATGCCGCCATTTGTAACCCGCTCCTCTATTCGTCAGTCATGTCGCCCGCTCTCTGCGGTCGGATGGTGCTGGGATCCTACTTGGCTGGACTCTCTGCTTCTATATCCCAATTGTGTTTCATGCTCCAGCTCCAGTTCTGTGGGCCTAATGTCATCAACCACTTCTTCTGTGACCTGCCCCAGCTGTTAGTTCTCTCCTGCACTGACACATTCTCTGTACAACTCTTTACCGCTTTATTGACAATGATCTTTGGCATAATAAATGTTTCCATTATCATGATATCCTATGTCTCCATTGTCATCTCCATCATGAAGATCACAACAGCAAGAGGCAGGTCCAAGGCTTTCAACACCTGTGCTTCCCACCTGACAGCAGTCACTCTCTTCTATACCTCAGGTATGTTTGTCTATTTGAGTTCCAGCACTGGTGGTTCCTCCAGCTTTGACAGATTTGCATCAGTCTTCTATACAGTGGTGATTCCCATGTTGAATCCTTTGATTTACAGTCTGAggaacaaagaaatcaaagatgcctTGAAGAGGTTGCAAAAGAAGAGACGGTGTTGCTGA